A DNA window from Carnobacterium funditum DSM 5970 contains the following coding sequences:
- a CDS encoding PTS mannose/fructose/sorbose/N-acetylgalactosamine transporter subunit IIC translates to METLSITQSLIIALWTAAVMSRWLGGGATLTLRFSPLMTGLVVGIVMGEVAQAMIVTAALQLIYMGIFSPGGTMPAEPSIAAAIAVPVALLGNLQPEAAIAVAVPVGLLGSYLYQFRFFINTFLGKYTDRAVEKLNSKAISRSIILYPTVASFLLFTPLVFFALYLGAPIIADLIVALEGTVVIHILEVVGGGLAAIGIATTVYVIGRKDYMVFFFLAYFMSVILQPLEITMVAYAVFGVIFALIFVKSQKATNEQVANSSTGSGNASFADDEDYDDGF, encoded by the coding sequence ATGGAAACTTTAAGTATAACACAAAGTTTGATAATTGCTTTATGGACTGCGGCCGTAATGTCAAGATGGTTAGGAGGAGGGGCAACATTAACGCTGCGTTTCTCTCCATTGATGACAGGGCTTGTTGTAGGTATTGTAATGGGTGAAGTTGCACAAGCAATGATTGTAACGGCAGCGTTGCAATTAATTTATATGGGTATCTTCTCGCCAGGCGGAACCATGCCGGCGGAACCATCTATTGCAGCAGCGATTGCTGTACCGGTAGCTTTACTAGGGAATCTTCAACCAGAAGCAGCAATAGCAGTAGCTGTTCCCGTAGGCCTGTTAGGAAGTTATTTATACCAATTCCGTTTCTTTATCAATACTTTTTTAGGTAAATACACAGATAGAGCCGTAGAGAAATTGAATTCAAAAGCTATTTCTCGCTCAATCATTCTCTATCCAACGGTAGCATCATTTTTGCTATTTACACCATTAGTATTTTTTGCTCTTTATTTAGGGGCACCAATTATCGCAGATCTTATTGTAGCGCTTGAAGGAACTGTAGTTATTCATATTTTAGAAGTTGTCGGCGGAGGGTTGGCAGCAATCGGTATCGCAACAACAGTTTATGTTATTGGACGAAAAGATTACATGGTATTCTTCTTCCTTGCATATTTCATGAGTGTTATACTACAACCACTAGAAATCACAATGGTTGCGTATGCAGTCTTCGGCGTAATTTTCGCACTGATTTTTGTTAAATCTCAAAAAGCGACTAATGAGCAAGTAGCAAATAGCAGTACAGGAAGCGGAAATGCTTCTTTTGCAGACGATGAAGATTATGATGATGGATTCTAA
- a CDS encoding PTS system mannose/fructose/sorbose family transporter subunit IID — MTEISKNKSLAPEEITRKDVTKAYLRWHFSNEIPHSFERYLAPSLLYAMMPILKKLYKDDDALKAAYKRQLLFFNTQLSWGGGVITGLMSSMEQQRAEEESENKEILMQDDLLYNTKAGLMGALAGIGDAIDSGTVQYIFIAIAIPWAQQGNPLGAIFPFVAFALYQVILGLFFARQSFTMGRSAAGLMQSTGIQTAIETLSVLGLFMMGILAGNYVKVSSSLSFDISGKEFIVQDVLDQVIPGILPLTVVMGIYWFYKKKGLKVTQALLWLTGILIVLAGVGIL; from the coding sequence ATGACAGAAATATCAAAAAATAAAAGCCTTGCACCAGAAGAAATTACAAGAAAAGACGTAACTAAAGCCTATCTGAGATGGCATTTTTCAAACGAAATCCCCCATTCATTTGAACGTTATTTGGCTCCATCATTACTGTATGCAATGATGCCCATTTTGAAAAAATTATATAAAGATGATGATGCACTAAAAGCAGCATATAAACGTCAATTACTATTCTTCAATACCCAACTTAGTTGGGGGGGCGGTGTTATCACCGGATTAATGTCTTCCATGGAACAGCAACGTGCTGAGGAAGAAAGTGAGAATAAAGAAATCTTAATGCAAGATGATTTGTTATATAACACAAAGGCTGGTTTGATGGGTGCTCTAGCAGGAATTGGAGATGCAATTGACTCAGGTACGGTTCAATATATTTTTATTGCAATCGCAATTCCATGGGCTCAACAAGGAAATCCTTTAGGTGCGATATTCCCATTTGTAGCTTTTGCACTTTACCAAGTTATTTTAGGGTTATTCTTCGCACGACAATCTTTTACAATGGGTCGCAGTGCTGCAGGATTAATGCAAAGTACAGGTATCCAAACAGCAATTGAAACTCTTTCAGTTTTAGGGCTGTTCATGATGGGGATCTTAGCTGGTAACTATGTAAAAGTCTCTTCTTCGTTATCATTTGATATTTCTGGTAAAGAGTTTATTGTTCAAGATGTCCTTGATCAAGTTATTCCAGGTATATTGCCATTAACAGTCGTAATGGGTATATATTGGTTCTATAAAAAGAAAGGGCTGAAAGTAACTCAAGCTTTGTTATGGCTAACAGGGATTTTGATTGTTTTAGCTGGTGTCGGAATCTTATAA
- a CDS encoding PTS system mannose/fructose/N-acetylgalactosamine-transporter subunit IIB, whose product MGEVNLARVDERLIHGQVMMTLSQKEGINSIFVVDEVVAKDKFMRELYKNAGGRTGQKTVVITPEKAELYWDEYKFKDYSCILITKTISVIYDLVKHGVPMKELNIGGIAQKDPEKDVFVTKSVYLNKSDAEKLKELNEQYGVQDIYFQATPSSSKTSLKDVLKQFGL is encoded by the coding sequence ATGGGGGAAGTAAATTTAGCACGTGTAGATGAACGTTTGATTCACGGACAAGTAATGATGACATTATCACAAAAAGAGGGAATAAATTCCATTTTTGTTGTAGATGAAGTAGTTGCAAAAGATAAATTTATGCGAGAATTATATAAGAACGCTGGAGGCCGTACAGGACAAAAAACAGTTGTCATTACGCCAGAAAAAGCTGAGTTATATTGGGATGAATATAAATTTAAAGACTACAGTTGTATTTTGATTACAAAAACAATAAGCGTTATCTATGACTTAGTTAAACACGGTGTTCCGATGAAAGAATTAAATATTGGTGGAATTGCGCAAAAAGATCCGGAGAAAGATGTTTTTGTAACGAAATCTGTTTACTTAAATAAATCTGATGCTGAAAAACTGAAAGAATTAAATGAGCAGTATGGCGTGCAAGATATTTATTTCCAAGCCACACCATCTTCATCAAAAACAAGCTTAAAAGATGTCTTAAAACAATTTGGTTTATAA
- a CDS encoding PTS sugar transporter subunit IIA — protein sequence MLGIVIATHGKLSDGLKDSAEVIMGETNNIETVNLNAGDDVQGLGAKIKVAIHEVDKGEGVIVLVDLVSASPYNQAVIVTNALDKELQESIYIIGGANLPMLLETINHQILSTPVEKIAEAVIKQGTDSLNVWHISMVNDEDQDDDDF from the coding sequence ATGCTAGGAATTGTCATTGCAACACACGGTAAATTAAGTGATGGACTGAAAGATTCAGCAGAAGTGATCATGGGTGAAACGAATAATATTGAAACTGTGAACTTGAATGCAGGAGATGACGTGCAGGGTTTAGGTGCAAAAATTAAAGTAGCCATTCATGAAGTTGATAAGGGCGAAGGTGTCATCGTGTTAGTAGATCTAGTGAGTGCTAGCCCATATAATCAAGCAGTTATTGTAACAAATGCTTTGGATAAAGAACTGCAAGAGTCGATTTACATTATTGGTGGGGCTAATCTACCAATGTTACTAGAAACAATTAACCATCAAATTTTATCAACACCAGTGGAAAAAATTGCTGAAGCTGTAATCAAACAAGGGACGGATAGTCTCAATGTTTGGCACATATCAATGGTAAATGATGAAGACCAAGATGACGATGATTTTTAA
- the uxuA gene encoding mannonate dehydratase produces MKWGFRWYGEEGDTIPLENVQQIPGINGIVGTLLNKLPGDVWEVSEIQELKKSVEKKNLEFLGIESVAVHDAIKAGTPDRDKYIDNYIQTIKNLSECGVQMICYSFKPIFGWAKTDLFYENSDGSFSLVYDQAVVDNMEASDMFKLIHSQSKGFSLPGWEEERLNKFGSLVEMYEGVTEEILFDNLTYFLQKIIPVCEEMDVKMAIHPDDPPFEIFGFPRITKDLKDLKKILSIVDSPYNGITMCTGSLGANPANDLVEIIHEVGDRINFVHFRNVKFLGERHFKESAHLSTEGSLDMYAIMKALIDVGFDGVIRPDHGRTIWGEVAMPGYGLGDRAMGITYLQGLHEAIMKAEKK; encoded by the coding sequence ATGAAATGGGGATTTAGATGGTATGGCGAAGAGGGGGACACAATCCCACTAGAGAATGTCCAACAAATACCAGGAATAAATGGGATTGTAGGCACGCTGTTGAACAAACTACCCGGAGACGTGTGGGAAGTTTCTGAAATTCAAGAGTTAAAAAAATCCGTTGAAAAGAAAAATTTAGAATTTTTAGGGATTGAAAGTGTAGCAGTTCATGATGCAATAAAAGCAGGTACACCTGACCGAGATAAATATATTGATAATTATATTCAAACAATTAAGAACTTATCTGAATGCGGTGTTCAGATGATTTGCTATAGCTTTAAGCCAATTTTCGGTTGGGCTAAAACAGATTTATTTTATGAGAACAGCGATGGCAGTTTCTCACTTGTTTATGATCAAGCTGTCGTGGACAACATGGAAGCGAGTGATATGTTTAAACTGATTCATAGCCAATCAAAAGGATTTAGCTTGCCTGGTTGGGAAGAAGAGCGCTTAAATAAATTCGGCAGTTTGGTAGAAATGTATGAAGGCGTAACGGAAGAAATATTATTTGATAATTTAACCTATTTCTTGCAAAAAATAATTCCAGTATGTGAAGAAATGGATGTCAAGATGGCCATTCACCCGGATGATCCACCCTTTGAAATATTTGGGTTCCCTCGCATTACGAAGGATTTAAAAGATCTGAAAAAAATCCTTAGTATTGTAGACTCTCCATATAATGGAATCACTATGTGTACAGGTTCCCTTGGAGCAAATCCAGCAAATGATTTGGTTGAGATTATTCATGAAGTTGGAGATAGAATTAATTTTGTACATTTCCGTAATGTTAAATTTTTAGGTGAACGTCACTTCAAAGAATCAGCACATTTAAGTACTGAAGGATCATTGGATATGTATGCTATTATGAAAGCTTTAATAGATGTTGGTTTTGACGGAGTTATTCGTCCAGATCATGGCCGTACCATTTGGGGCGAAGTCGCAATGCCCGGATATGGATTGGGTGATCGTGCAATGGGTATTACGTATCTGCAAGGATTGCATGAAGCAATTATGAAAGCAGAAAAAAAGTGA
- a CDS encoding bifunctional 4-hydroxy-2-oxoglutarate aldolase/2-dehydro-3-deoxy-phosphogluconate aldolase: MLANMEHEIYRKIEKIKLLPLYTATDLAYLDRLEEILVRNDVQFIEVTFRSSLAIDAIKKLSQSGELIVGAGTVRTLSEAKSAIENGAKFIVSPAIVPDVIEYCIERDIPVFPGTATPGDIQRAMEYGIKVVKFFPADIYGGLKAINALSGPFYDVKFLPTGGINQENFMEYVQNDHIVAVGGSFIISESAIKKDDGKTADKILKTLVDKIKS; this comes from the coding sequence ATGTTAGCAAATATGGAACACGAAATTTATCGGAAAATCGAAAAAATCAAATTGTTACCTCTTTATACTGCAACGGATCTTGCTTATTTAGATCGTTTAGAAGAGATTTTAGTTAGAAATGATGTACAGTTTATTGAAGTGACATTTCGAAGTAGTTTGGCAATAGACGCTATCAAGAAATTATCTCAGTCTGGCGAGCTAATTGTTGGCGCAGGAACGGTAAGAACATTAAGCGAAGCAAAAAGTGCTATTGAAAATGGTGCAAAGTTTATTGTTTCACCGGCAATCGTTCCGGACGTAATTGAGTACTGTATCGAGCGCGATATTCCGGTATTTCCTGGAACAGCAACACCAGGAGATATTCAGCGTGCTATGGAATACGGCATCAAAGTGGTGAAATTTTTCCCTGCAGATATTTATGGAGGATTAAAAGCAATTAACGCATTGAGTGGTCCTTTCTACGATGTTAAGTTCTTGCCAACTGGTGGGATCAACCAAGAAAACTTTATGGAATATGTTCAAAATGACCATATAGTAGCAGTTGGAGGTTCTTTTATCATTTCTGAATCTGCAATCAAAAAAGATGATGGTAAAACAGCTGATAAAATTCTAAAAACATTGGTGGATAAAATTAAATCTTAG
- a CDS encoding HAD-IA family hydrolase: MDKIKLFIFDMDGLMFDTGRLAYRAYLKSAKKHDYEVTHNVYYYLTGRTEKDIRQCMEELYGADVPYNEWRDSINEFKDEILEHEKRVYKKTGLVELLQFAKNHGIKVAIASSTHREKVRYYLEIEGVSECFDIIVAGDEITNSKPDAEIFLTACEKAGIAPNHAVVFEDSAAGIEAARRAEITSFLVEDDITYLPTRKGRYALQKNLSHLKAEPTPADYQFLNLLEVRNYLAKKQV, translated from the coding sequence ATGGATAAAATTAAATTGTTTATTTTTGATATGGATGGTTTGATGTTTGATACAGGTCGTTTGGCATATCGAGCCTACCTCAAATCGGCAAAAAAACATGATTATGAAGTCACCCATAATGTATATTATTACTTAACAGGACGGACAGAGAAGGACATTCGTCAGTGTATGGAAGAACTGTATGGTGCTGACGTTCCTTACAATGAGTGGCGTGATTCAATTAATGAGTTCAAAGATGAAATTTTAGAACATGAAAAGCGTGTATATAAGAAAACAGGTTTGGTGGAACTGTTACAATTTGCCAAAAATCATGGCATTAAGGTTGCTATTGCTTCATCAACACATCGAGAAAAAGTACGTTATTACCTAGAAATTGAAGGTGTTTCTGAATGCTTTGACATAATTGTGGCGGGAGATGAGATCACCAATAGTAAACCAGATGCTGAAATTTTTTTAACTGCATGCGAAAAAGCCGGGATTGCTCCTAATCATGCGGTTGTATTCGAAGATTCCGCAGCTGGTATCGAAGCTGCTCGACGTGCGGAGATAACTTCATTTTTGGTTGAGGATGATATTACTTATCTTCCCACTAGAAAAGGTCGTTACGCGTTACAAAAAAATTTGTCTCACTTAAAAGCAGAACCGACACCTGCCGATTATCAATTTCTTAATCTCTTGGAGGTTAGAAATTATTTGGCAAAAAAACAAGTATAG
- a CDS encoding IS30 family transposase, whose translation MTYTHITMDELVMIESYYHQGIPVAKIATYLNRTRTPINHVIKFFRTGHTAFEYYLRYKANKKQCGRKKVVLPQEQQLYIKGKIAEGWTPDVIIGRKEMTIDCSVRTLYRQFKEKIFDEATLPMKGKRKPNGHQERRGRQAYKRNISERIIDYPTFKEEFGHIEGDTIVGVRHKSAVITLVEILSKAIITLKPKGRKACDIETAMNQWFQSIPKNLFKSVTFDCGKEFSNWKSLCNQHDVAIYFADPGTPSQRALNENSNGLLRKDGLPKEMDFNEVDQAFVSSIAHKRNKIPRKSLNYQTPLEVFMSYMDEDTLYSLI comes from the coding sequence ATGACCTATACCCATATTACCATGGATGAACTAGTGATGATAGAATCTTATTACCATCAAGGTATTCCTGTTGCTAAAATAGCTACTTATTTAAATCGTACTCGAACACCGATTAATCATGTTATCAAGTTTTTCAGAACAGGCCATACAGCTTTCGAGTATTACCTGCGGTATAAGGCTAACAAGAAACAGTGTGGACGGAAAAAAGTTGTTTTACCACAAGAGCAACAGCTTTATATCAAAGGAAAAATAGCTGAAGGCTGGACACCTGATGTCATTATTGGCCGTAAAGAAATGACAATAGACTGTTCCGTACGAACGCTTTATCGACAGTTCAAAGAAAAAATATTCGATGAAGCTACCCTCCCTATGAAAGGTAAAAGGAAGCCGAATGGACATCAAGAACGTAGGGGTAGACAAGCCTACAAACGAAATATCTCTGAAAGAATCATAGATTATCCAACGTTTAAAGAAGAATTTGGGCATATCGAAGGAGATACCATAGTAGGTGTTCGCCATAAAAGTGCTGTCATTACTTTAGTAGAGATTTTGTCGAAAGCTATCATTACTTTAAAGCCCAAAGGGCGTAAAGCATGCGACATTGAGACTGCCATGAACCAATGGTTTCAATCCATTCCAAAAAATCTATTCAAATCAGTCACTTTTGATTGTGGAAAAGAGTTCTCTAACTGGAAATCTTTGTGTAACCAGCATGATGTTGCTATCTACTTCGCTGACCCTGGGACGCCGTCACAACGAGCTTTAAATGAGAATTCTAATGGTCTCCTGCGAAAAGATGGGTTACCAAAAGAAATGGATTTCAACGAAGTTGACCAGGCTTTCGTATCCTCTATTGCACATAAACGGAATAAAATTCCGAGAAAGTCACTAAATTACCAAACACCGTTGGAAGTCTTTATGAGTTACATGGATGAAGATACTTTGTATAGCTTAATTTGA
- a CDS encoding aromatic acid exporter family protein, translated as MTVSLRAIKIAFATTIAILLAQAFQLEYSVSAGIIAILSVLDTKKSSVNTALQRVGSTILALGVATILFQLVGFSTLVFGLYLLIYIPLAYKLNVEAGIAPCSVLVSHLLLEKSTSIGWLTNELLLMVIGAGIAILFNLYMPSKETQLIKCRDEIEEKMKQVLIGFDLILREGYTNQKVEILLKELYKDLKKAEKTAYTEYNNQLFSQNEDYMIQYFDMRQQQVKVLAEMSIDLSVCSLPTKQNLVLAHLFHQTADQLHESNPVVDLTIDIKSMLNDFRNSDLPKTRAEFENRATLFILLNDFTRFIQIKKEFFEQQKID; from the coding sequence ATGACGGTCTCTTTACGAGCAATAAAAATAGCCTTCGCAACAACTATTGCTATTTTACTAGCTCAAGCCTTTCAACTAGAATATAGTGTCTCAGCAGGAATTATAGCCATCTTAAGTGTCTTAGATACAAAAAAGTCATCCGTTAACACTGCTCTTCAAAGAGTGGGATCCACGATTCTAGCATTAGGTGTAGCCACCATCCTTTTTCAATTAGTTGGATTTAGCACACTTGTATTTGGACTGTATCTCCTAATTTATATTCCTTTAGCCTATAAATTAAACGTAGAAGCTGGTATAGCTCCATGTTCAGTTCTTGTTTCTCATTTATTGTTGGAAAAAAGCACCTCTATTGGATGGCTTACAAATGAATTGTTGTTAATGGTTATCGGGGCAGGAATCGCTATTTTATTTAATTTATATATGCCTTCAAAAGAAACACAATTAATAAAGTGTAGAGATGAAATCGAAGAGAAAATGAAGCAAGTTTTAATCGGTTTTGATTTAATACTAAGAGAAGGTTATACAAATCAAAAAGTAGAAATTTTATTAAAAGAGCTTTATAAGGATTTGAAAAAAGCAGAAAAAACAGCTTATACAGAGTACAATAACCAGTTGTTCAGCCAAAATGAGGACTATATGATTCAATACTTTGATATGCGCCAGCAACAGGTTAAAGTCCTAGCAGAAATGTCGATAGATTTAAGTGTCTGTTCTTTACCAACAAAGCAAAATTTGGTTTTAGCACACTTATTTCACCAAACAGCCGACCAGTTGCATGAGAGCAACCCAGTAGTAGACTTAACCATAGATATTAAATCCATGTTAAATGATTTTAGAAATAGCGATTTACCTAAAACACGAGCAGAGTTTGAGAATCGTGCAACTTTATTTATTCTTTTAAATGATTTTACAAGGTTTATCCAAATCAAAAAAGAATTTTTTGAACAGCAAAAAATTGACTAA
- a CDS encoding type II toxin-antitoxin system RelE family toxin, with translation MSSGYQVEFEKGAQQTLKKMDKHQSLLIMAWIQKNLVDCIDPRTCGKGLVVTRSAKWRYKIGDSRLIATINDETVTILLLEIGHRKNIYRYMHDIT, from the coding sequence ATGAGCTCAGGCTACCAAGTAGAGTTTGAAAAAGGAGCTCAACAAACGTTAAAAAAAATGGATAAACACCAATCTCTTTTAATTATGGCATGGATTCAAAAAAATCTAGTAGATTGTATAGATCCTAGAACATGTGGAAAAGGATTAGTCGTCACTCGTTCAGCAAAATGGCGCTATAAAATTGGGGATTCGCGCTTAATAGCTACTATTAATGACGAAACAGTCACCATTTTACTGTTAGAGATTGGGCATAGAAAAAATATCTATCGGTACATGCATGACATCACTTAA
- the relB gene encoding type II toxin-antitoxin system RelB family antitoxin, which translates to MTTISLRIDSQEEKLIKEYAKTKNISVSALFRNSVLEKIEDEIDLGLYNQAMEEHKEHSQSISFKDLLKELTD; encoded by the coding sequence ATGACTACTATATCACTAAGAATTGATTCTCAAGAAGAAAAATTGATAAAAGAATATGCTAAAACTAAAAATATTTCTGTTTCTGCTTTATTTAGAAATTCTGTTTTAGAAAAGATAGAAGATGAAATTGATTTAGGTTTATATAATCAGGCTATGGAGGAACATAAAGAACATTCTCAAAGCATTTCTTTTAAAGACCTGTTAAAGGAGCTAACTGATTAA
- a CDS encoding MATE family efflux transporter, with the protein MGRKETVNSLDTESVGKSFLRYLVPSIVGMLLMAVNIIIDGIMVGNKLGSVALAGVGIAVPVYSIFVAMSLWIGVGAATRYSVMMGAKRPDQARIIFSHAISTILVLTIIIGLTAFIFRTELAYLLGANADTIGYTSDYLNILLLFGFIFTAENTFSILVRNDGGPNTAMTALIATSVVNIILNYVFLFVFDFGVKGTATATLIGALVGLIILSTHFFRKKNNLHFVRFSFDKRLIALILVIGFPSFLAEVGISFFTVSHNIVFENLAGTIGVSAFAILNYVHSVTLLLFLGMGSAIQPLISYYKGAKDEKKIQKTIQLAIGTALIAGILFMLIGQFAATQIVRLFGDFPEEVVALAVSGIKLFFIAYLFMGTNFVMMTYYQSIGQIRMATWITAARGIIVLLIMLMILPKLFGLTGLWLAVPASEFIVLLTIYYYHKRWHSKNSHSTV; encoded by the coding sequence ATGGGAAGAAAAGAAACAGTAAATAGTTTAGACACAGAATCAGTAGGGAAATCGTTCTTAAGATATCTAGTTCCTTCTATTGTGGGTATGTTGTTAATGGCTGTTAATATTATTATTGATGGAATTATGGTTGGCAATAAGCTCGGATCAGTTGCTCTAGCAGGTGTCGGTATTGCTGTACCTGTTTACAGTATTTTTGTAGCGATGTCACTATGGATAGGTGTGGGTGCTGCAACTCGTTATTCCGTTATGATGGGGGCTAAACGGCCAGATCAAGCACGTATTATTTTTTCACATGCGATTAGTACGATATTAGTCTTGACGATAATTATTGGACTCACTGCTTTTATCTTTAGAACAGAACTTGCTTATTTATTAGGTGCAAATGCAGATACGATTGGATATACATCAGATTACCTGAATATTTTATTGCTTTTTGGATTTATCTTTACAGCAGAGAATACTTTTAGTATTTTAGTACGTAATGATGGTGGTCCGAATACAGCAATGACTGCACTTATAGCTACGTCAGTTGTTAATATCATTTTAAACTATGTATTTTTATTTGTATTTGATTTTGGTGTGAAAGGTACAGCTACTGCAACACTGATTGGTGCACTTGTAGGACTTATTATCCTCAGTACGCATTTTTTTAGGAAAAAAAATAATTTGCATTTTGTGCGTTTCAGCTTTGATAAAAGGTTGATTGCTCTCATTTTAGTTATCGGTTTTCCAAGTTTTCTTGCAGAAGTAGGTATTTCTTTTTTTACAGTTTCACATAATATCGTATTTGAAAATCTTGCAGGTACGATTGGTGTATCTGCCTTTGCGATATTGAATTATGTTCATAGTGTGACGTTATTGCTGTTTTTAGGAATGGGATCGGCTATTCAACCTTTAATTAGTTATTACAAAGGAGCTAAGGACGAAAAGAAAATACAAAAAACAATTCAACTCGCAATTGGGACAGCTCTGATAGCAGGCATCTTATTTATGCTCATTGGTCAGTTTGCAGCAACACAAATCGTCAGATTGTTCGGTGACTTCCCTGAAGAAGTCGTAGCATTAGCAGTATCAGGTATTAAATTATTTTTCATTGCCTATCTCTTTATGGGAACCAACTTTGTTATGATGACTTATTATCAATCTATCGGACAAATTCGAATGGCAACATGGATTACTGCAGCACGTGGTATAATCGTTTTACTGATTATGCTTATGATTCTGCCTAAATTATTTGGTTTGACAGGTTTATGGCTTGCCGTTCCAGCATCGGAATTTATTGTTCTTTTGACTATTTATTATTACCATAAAAGATGGCACAGTAAAAATAGCCATTCGACAGTATAG
- a CDS encoding C69 family dipeptidase → MSTTAKENVLELDPLVEKGIAEDAILTVVLPYINSAEEGIERLGKIVEDKGAAETNGIIFSDNNDIWYMEILTGHHWVAARVPDDSYAVIANTISIQDFDWDDSANFLYSKNLQEFISDNKLTDNLENTSIRETFADTKDDAQYNTPRVWYGQKMLTESDKKIDDTDFELFVKADEPITTRAIAGILGSHYNNTDYDTFGKKESDKYRPISVPNTMESHILQIRNNVPDEISAIHWLALGVPDTSNYIPFYSGITETPKEYQIGTDEPDEKSAYWTYRTTNALTNPYHDEFKTEIIAPVQEKVWDHMTEAVAKIDKEAEKMAEMNPKKLDSYLNKKTKELSDYSLKEYKQLNKNLIKKLTEKTNVRHNEEL, encoded by the coding sequence ATCTCTACTACAGCTAAGGAGAATGTCTTAGAACTTGATCCTTTAGTAGAAAAAGGAATCGCTGAAGATGCCATACTGACTGTTGTCTTACCCTATATCAATTCGGCTGAAGAAGGAATTGAGAGATTAGGTAAGATTGTCGAGGATAAAGGTGCTGCAGAAACAAACGGAATTATTTTTTCCGATAATAACGATATCTGGTATATGGAGATACTCACTGGACATCATTGGGTAGCAGCAAGAGTACCAGATGATAGTTATGCTGTTATTGCAAACACAATCTCAATTCAAGATTTCGATTGGGATGATTCAGCTAATTTCCTTTATTCTAAAAACTTACAAGAATTTATCAGCGATAATAAGCTAACAGACAATCTAGAAAACACATCCATCAGAGAAACTTTTGCAGATACTAAAGATGATGCTCAGTATAATACTCCTCGAGTATGGTACGGCCAGAAAATGCTAACGGAATCTGACAAAAAAATTGATGACACAGATTTTGAACTTTTTGTAAAAGCAGATGAACCAATTACGACAAGAGCAATCGCTGGCATCTTAGGCTCACATTATAATAATACAGACTACGACACTTTCGGAAAAAAAGAATCGGATAAATACCGTCCTATAAGTGTACCGAATACGATGGAATCTCATATTCTCCAAATTAGAAACAATGTGCCAGATGAAATAAGTGCTATTCACTGGTTAGCGCTGGGTGTACCAGATACAAGCAACTATATTCCATTCTATAGTGGGATAACAGAAACGCCTAAAGAATACCAGATAGGTACCGACGAACCTGATGAAAAATCTGCCTATTGGACATATCGAACAACTAACGCTTTGACTAATCCGTACCATGATGAATTTAAAACTGAAATAATTGCACCGGTACAAGAAAAGGTCTGGGATCACATGACTGAAGCAGTAGCAAAAATAGACAAAGAAGCAGAAAAAATGGCTGAAATGAATCCTAAAAAATTAGATTCTTATTTAAATAAAAAAACAAAAGAACTGTCTGATTACTCATTAAAAGAATACAAACAACTAAATAAAAACCTTATTAAAAAATTGACTGAAAAAACGAATGTTAGACACAATGAAGAGCTCTAG